The following proteins are encoded in a genomic region of Neosynechococcus sphagnicola sy1:
- a CDS encoding DUF4335 domain-containing protein, whose protein sequence is MVSIHCCPPCNLAAMSLPPPTVRHYLSPSWILEINASQSLLSRWVKRPRFQEIVFQLSLDDPRLPGDQALVLQGDRPQLTALHRAVETYVQTLLAHPLLPPARLSAISSQMPPPALPP, encoded by the coding sequence ATGGTTTCTATCCACTGCTGCCCCCCCTGCAACCTAGCTGCCATGTCCCTGCCTCCCCCAACTGTGCGCCACTATCTCTCGCCTTCCTGGATCCTGGAAATCAATGCCTCGCAATCCCTGCTGTCTCGCTGGGTCAAGCGTCCCCGGTTCCAGGAGATTGTCTTCCAACTCAGCTTGGACGATCCCCGTCTCCCTGGGGATCAGGCACTGGTGCTGCAAGGCGATCGCCCCCAGCTCACCGCGTTACATAGGGCTGTTGAAACCTATGTTCAGACCTTACTCGCCCACCCACTGCTGCCTCCAGCCAGGCTGTCAGCCATTAGCAGCCAGATGCCTCCCCCAGCCCTCCCCCCGTGA